In a genomic window of Salegentibacter salegens:
- the fsa gene encoding fructose-6-phosphate aldolase — translation MKFFIDTANLDQIKEAQDLGVLDGVTTNPSLMAKEGITGKDNILQHYLDICEIVDGDVSAEVVATDFDGIVSEGEELAKLHKQIIVKVPMIKEGVKAIKYFSDKGIKTNCTLVFSAGQALLAAKAGATYVSPFLGRLDDISTDGLNLIADIRLIYDNYGFETEILAASIRHSMHVINCAKIGADVMTGPLSSIDGLLKHPLTDSGLAKFLEDAKSFNV, via the coding sequence ATGAAATTTTTTATTGATACAGCAAATTTAGATCAGATTAAAGAAGCACAGGATCTGGGCGTTTTAGATGGAGTAACAACCAATCCATCTTTAATGGCAAAAGAAGGTATTACCGGAAAAGATAATATTCTTCAGCATTACCTGGATATTTGTGAAATAGTAGATGGAGATGTTTCTGCAGAAGTTGTAGCCACAGATTTTGATGGAATTGTAAGTGAAGGGGAAGAACTTGCCAAATTACACAAGCAAATTATTGTAAAAGTTCCTATGATTAAGGAAGGCGTAAAAGCCATAAAATACTTTTCAGACAAGGGAATAAAAACCAATTGTACATTGGTATTTTCAGCCGGGCAGGCCTTGCTTGCGGCTAAGGCGGGTGCAACATATGTTTCACCATTCCTGGGTAGACTGGATGATATTTCTACCGATGGATTAAATCTTATAGCAGACATCCGACTTATCTATGATAACTACGGTTTTGAAACTGAAATTCTTGCAGCGTCTATTCGCCATTCTATGCATGTGATTAATTGCGCGAAAATTGGTGCCGATGTAATGACAGGCCCACTATCTTCTATAGATGGATTGTTGAAACACCCGCTTACAGATAGTGGACTTGCGAAATTTTTAGAAGATGCTAAATCATTTAATGTATAA
- a CDS encoding transketolase family protein encodes MKTYTDTGKKDTRSGFGAGLTELGRTNPNVVALCADLVGSLKMQDFIDENPERFFQVGIAEANMMGMSAGLTIGGKIPFAGTFANFATGRVYDQIRQSIAYSGKNVKICASHSGVTLGEDGATHQILEDIGLMKMLPGMTVINTCDFNQTKAATLAIAEYDGPVYLRFGRPKVANFTPEDQNFEIGKAVQLYEGEDVTIIATGHLVWEAIQAAQKLSEKGISADVINIHTIKPLDAEAIIKSVKKTGCVVTAEEHNFLGGLGESVARTLAENNPAPQEFVATQDTFGESGTPEQLFEKYGLNSESILKAAEKVIKRK; translated from the coding sequence ATGAAAACATATACAGATACAGGAAAAAAAGATACCCGCTCGGGATTTGGAGCGGGACTGACCGAACTTGGCCGAACTAATCCTAATGTAGTAGCACTTTGTGCCGACCTAGTGGGATCGCTTAAAATGCAGGATTTTATAGATGAAAATCCAGAGCGTTTCTTCCAGGTGGGAATTGCTGAAGCCAATATGATGGGAATGTCCGCCGGTCTTACCATTGGCGGAAAAATACCATTTGCCGGGACTTTTGCCAATTTTGCAACCGGAAGGGTTTACGACCAGATTCGTCAGTCTATCGCCTATTCAGGAAAAAACGTTAAGATTTGTGCTTCGCACTCTGGAGTGACTTTGGGAGAAGACGGAGCAACCCACCAGATCCTGGAAGATATAGGTCTTATGAAAATGTTACCGGGAATGACGGTAATTAATACCTGCGATTTTAACCAGACCAAAGCTGCTACTTTAGCGATCGCCGAATACGACGGCCCGGTTTACCTTCGATTTGGAAGGCCAAAAGTGGCCAATTTCACCCCAGAAGATCAGAATTTTGAGATTGGGAAAGCCGTTCAACTTTATGAAGGGGAAGATGTAACCATAATCGCTACAGGACATTTGGTTTGGGAAGCGATACAGGCGGCACAAAAACTTTCAGAAAAAGGGATTAGCGCCGATGTGATTAATATCCACACCATAAAACCTTTAGATGCAGAAGCCATAATCAAATCGGTTAAGAAAACTGGGTGTGTGGTTACTGCAGAAGAACACAACTTTCTTGGCGGACTTGGAGAAAGTGTAGCCCGTACTTTAGCTGAAAACAATCCTGCACCACAAGAATTTGTGGCTACCCAAGATACTTTTGGAGAAAGCGGTACACCAGAACAGCTCTTTGAAAAATACGGTTTAAATTCTGAGTCTATTTTAAAAGCTGCTGAAAAAGTAATTAAAAGGAAATAA
- a CDS encoding transketolase, with protein MDIKKLEDFATQVRRDILRQVHKVNSGHPGGSLGCTEFFTALYQGGIMEHKPEFNMDGKEEDLFFLSNGHISPVFYSVLARSGYFPVDELNTFRLIDSRLQGHPTTHEGLPGIRVASGSLGQGMSVALGAAQAKKLNKDNHLVFSLHGDGELQEGQNWEAIMYAAGNKVDNIISTVDVNGQQIDGSTENVLPMGNLKAKFEAFGWDVMEIEDGNNMQQVIDGLNEAKTRTGKGKPVCVLMTTMMGNGVDFMMHTHAWHGKAPNDEQLENALSQNPETLGDY; from the coding sequence ATGGATATTAAAAAATTAGAAGATTTTGCTACCCAGGTTCGCCGGGATATTTTAAGGCAGGTTCATAAAGTGAATTCGGGTCACCCCGGAGGTTCACTGGGCTGTACAGAGTTTTTTACCGCTTTGTACCAGGGCGGAATTATGGAACATAAACCCGAGTTTAATATGGACGGAAAAGAAGAAGACCTTTTCTTCCTTTCTAACGGTCATATTTCACCGGTTTTTTACAGTGTTTTAGCCCGTAGCGGTTATTTTCCTGTAGATGAATTAAATACTTTTCGCCTTATAGATTCCAGGTTACAGGGGCACCCAACAACGCACGAAGGCCTGCCGGGAATTCGTGTCGCTTCAGGTTCACTGGGACAGGGAATGTCGGTCGCTCTTGGTGCCGCACAAGCAAAAAAGTTAAATAAAGATAATCACCTGGTATTTTCACTTCACGGAGATGGAGAATTACAGGAAGGTCAAAACTGGGAAGCCATTATGTATGCTGCCGGAAATAAAGTTGATAATATTATTTCAACGGTAGACGTAAACGGCCAGCAGATAGACGGAAGTACAGAAAACGTTTTGCCAATGGGTAATCTAAAAGCCAAATTTGAAGCTTTTGGCTGGGATGTTATGGAGATTGAAGATGGAAATAATATGCAACAAGTCATTGATGGTTTAAATGAAGCTAAAACCCGAACCGGAAAAGGAAAACCGGTTTGTGTACTAATGACTACCATGATGGGGAACGGTGTAGATTTTATGATGCATACCCACGCCTGGCATGGTAAAGCGCCTAACGACGAACAGTTGGAAAACGCACTTTCTCAAAACCCGGAAACTTTAGGAGATTATTAA
- a CDS encoding NUDIX hydrolase: protein MKNPLPFLPTNDLSAAEVMSSITIDCCVFSFEKGYLEVLLVQHGEGISKGKWGLPGGWIKKEEDIDVAADRLLSELTGVKDIYLEQVRTFGKPERFPLGRVITIGYYALINREDFNVKAGFTASEAKWYRIKDIPELIYDHNEILQSSLNRLRGKVKRAPIGFNLLPEKFTLLQLMQLYTEILDVEMDKSNFRRKFLKMKLLQEAGGKQTGVSHRAAKLYRFDEEIYQNLTRKGFNFEF from the coding sequence ATGAAAAACCCGTTGCCATTTCTACCCACAAATGATCTTTCTGCAGCAGAAGTTATGAGTTCTATAACTATTGACTGTTGTGTATTTAGTTTTGAAAAGGGATATCTGGAAGTTTTACTGGTTCAACACGGCGAAGGTATTAGTAAAGGTAAATGGGGACTTCCAGGGGGCTGGATTAAAAAAGAAGAGGATATAGATGTGGCAGCCGATAGATTACTTTCGGAATTAACAGGAGTAAAAGATATTTACCTGGAGCAGGTTAGAACCTTTGGAAAGCCAGAACGATTTCCTCTTGGTAGGGTAATTACGATTGGATATTACGCTTTAATTAACAGGGAAGATTTTAATGTAAAAGCCGGTTTTACCGCTTCAGAAGCAAAATGGTACAGGATAAAAGATATTCCTGAGCTTATTTACGATCATAATGAAATTTTGCAGTCAAGTTTAAACCGTTTGCGCGGAAAAGTAAAACGTGCGCCCATAGGCTTTAACCTGCTTCCTGAAAAATTTACCCTGCTCCAGCTGATGCAGTTATATACTGAAATTTTGGATGTTGAAATGGACAAAAGTAATTTCAGAAGAAAATTTTTAAAAATGAAACTTTTGCAAGAAGCTGGAGGTAAGCAAACCGGGGTTTCTCATAGAGCAGCCAAGCTGTATAGGTTTGATGAGGAAATTTACCAAAACCTAACCCGCAAAGGATTTAATTTTGAATTCTAA
- a CDS encoding sugar porter family MFS transporter: protein MAKLNKNGIVLITIVASLGGLLFGYDTAVISGAVGALENYFIGALETDKDLAVAAIFQFKVIISICVLALVILFSSFLLKFFSKSKAYLIIGLFVLIGGAVYYFQFLSLPGVLTENLKNSILGFMVSSALVGCIIGASLGDNVANSIGRRNGLLVAASLFLLSAIGSAYPDSMNIFFGDSLSAFIVYRIIGGMGVGLASMLAPLYIAEMAPPKIRGKLVSFYQLAIVSGMMVVYFVNYFIVQGQAEMWINTTGWRYMFLSEGIPATIFFLALLLVPKTPRFQVMKGNEKDALKVLTNLNGPERAPGVLAEIKKSFGKKKAHWLYFGGTVVIIGLLLSIFQQFVGINVVLYYAPEIFRGMGMETDASMLQTIIVGAINMIFTVVAISTVDKFGRKKLMMIGSAVMALSMIGLGFALYLETTGVTALMFMLFYIAAFAMSWGPVVWVLLSEIFPNSIKGVMAVAVAIQWLANLLVSWTFPMMNNNSDLIAMFNNGFPYWIYGIMAILSGLFIWKFVPETKEKTLEEMENIWISK, encoded by the coding sequence ATGGCAAAATTAAATAAGAATGGTATTGTTTTAATAACCATCGTAGCAAGTCTTGGAGGCTTATTGTTTGGGTATGATACTGCAGTAATTTCGGGAGCCGTGGGTGCTCTTGAAAACTATTTTATTGGAGCATTAGAAACCGATAAAGACCTGGCAGTAGCTGCTATTTTTCAGTTTAAAGTAATTATTAGTATTTGCGTGCTGGCGCTAGTAATTTTATTCAGCTCATTTCTTCTCAAATTTTTCAGTAAATCAAAAGCCTATCTAATAATTGGGCTTTTTGTACTTATAGGCGGTGCTGTATATTACTTTCAGTTTTTAAGCCTACCTGGCGTTTTAACTGAAAATTTAAAGAATTCTATCCTCGGTTTTATGGTTAGTAGTGCACTTGTAGGGTGTATTATTGGAGCTTCCCTGGGAGACAATGTAGCCAATTCAATTGGTAGGCGAAATGGCTTATTAGTAGCAGCCTCCCTATTTCTACTTTCAGCGATAGGCTCAGCTTATCCTGATTCTATGAATATCTTCTTTGGAGATTCACTTTCAGCATTTATTGTGTATAGAATCATTGGAGGAATGGGAGTTGGGTTGGCGAGCATGCTTGCTCCTTTATATATAGCTGAAATGGCACCTCCAAAGATACGGGGGAAATTGGTTAGTTTTTACCAGCTGGCCATTGTAAGTGGGATGATGGTGGTTTATTTTGTGAATTATTTTATCGTTCAGGGTCAGGCAGAAATGTGGATCAACACCACAGGATGGAGATATATGTTCCTATCTGAAGGAATCCCCGCTACTATTTTCTTTCTTGCTTTACTGTTAGTACCTAAAACCCCAAGGTTCCAGGTGATGAAAGGCAATGAAAAAGATGCACTTAAAGTACTTACCAATTTAAATGGCCCCGAAAGAGCCCCGGGTGTGTTAGCAGAAATAAAAAAGTCTTTTGGCAAGAAAAAGGCCCACTGGCTTTATTTTGGAGGAACCGTGGTTATAATAGGTTTACTCCTATCTATCTTTCAACAGTTTGTGGGTATAAACGTAGTACTTTATTACGCCCCCGAAATCTTTAGAGGAATGGGTATGGAAACCGATGCTTCTATGCTACAAACCATTATAGTAGGTGCCATTAATATGATTTTTACCGTAGTAGCAATTTCTACCGTAGACAAATTTGGCCGTAAAAAATTAATGATGATTGGGAGTGCTGTTATGGCGCTAAGTATGATTGGCCTTGGTTTCGCACTTTACCTGGAAACAACAGGAGTCACTGCTTTAATGTTTATGCTTTTCTACATCGCTGCCTTCGCTATGTCCTGGGGCCCTGTAGTTTGGGTATTATTATCTGAAATTTTCCCAAATTCTATAAAAGGGGTTATGGCTGTAGCTGTAGCCATACAATGGCTTGCAAACCTATTGGTATCGTGGACCTTCCCAATGATGAATAATAATTCTGATTTGATAGCCATGTTTAACAATGGTTTTCCATACTGGATCTACGGAATAATGGCGATCCTTTCCGGCTTATTTATTTGGAAATTTGTACCCGAAACCAAAGAGAAAACGCTCGAGGAAATGGAAAATATTTGGATTTCAAAATAA
- a CDS encoding sialate O-acetylesterase: protein MSLDLKKKLFVVLFFISVGFTFAQIKLPQLISDNVILQRDTELKLWGWVSNGEVVTLQFQGKNFTAKANGDGKWEIKLPAQKAGGPYTMTFNASNKVEVKNILFGDVYLCSGQSNMELPMSRLSDTYSEEIKNANNSKIRQFEVPDEYEFTGERDDFSSGSWKEVNGTNILEFSGVAYFFAKAIFEKEAVPIGLINSALGGSPVSAWMDKESLKEFPQFYEEHLQWGNQTFLDSVVNSEQKAINNWYGDLDKKDTGLQEEWFKPDVDKTSWKEVEIPGCISAEDRNNSAGVAWFSKTVNISHLPESDTVKLHLGRLVDMDYAYVNGKQVGHTGYQYPPRKYKFDAKLLKKEENEIVVRLVNNGGPTGFIKDKPYHLIVDKDTLNISGTWQFKQAATMPNTPGQTFIRWKSGGLYNAMIAPITNFELKGVLWYQGESDTDDPDLYAETFPKMIKSWREHFNDPDLPFLFVQLPNFMEETTEPQESSWAKMREVQRNTNLNVPHTGMAVTIDLGEWNDIHPLNKRDVGNRLALEARKLIYKEDIVSSGPAPLDWKIKDGAVLINFDNLKSGWKFKNGKKPTGFTISEDGKTFYKAKAEILDDKTLKIYNNKIKNPGVVRYAWANNPGNANLYNQKDLPAVPFEIELTKEK, encoded by the coding sequence ATGAGCCTGGATTTAAAAAAGAAATTATTTGTAGTTTTATTCTTTATAAGTGTAGGATTCACATTTGCACAAATTAAGCTACCCCAATTAATAAGTGATAATGTTATCCTTCAAAGAGATACAGAACTTAAACTATGGGGTTGGGTCTCTAATGGAGAGGTGGTGACGCTTCAATTTCAGGGAAAAAATTTCACAGCAAAGGCAAACGGCGATGGCAAATGGGAAATTAAACTTCCCGCGCAAAAAGCAGGAGGCCCATATACTATGACATTTAATGCCTCGAATAAAGTTGAGGTTAAAAATATTTTGTTTGGCGATGTGTATTTATGTTCAGGACAGTCTAATATGGAGTTGCCAATGAGTCGTTTATCTGATACCTATAGCGAGGAAATAAAAAATGCCAATAATTCTAAAATCAGGCAATTTGAAGTGCCCGATGAATACGAATTTACCGGTGAAAGAGATGATTTTTCTTCCGGTTCCTGGAAAGAGGTTAACGGGACAAATATTCTGGAATTTTCTGGAGTAGCTTATTTTTTTGCAAAAGCGATCTTTGAAAAAGAAGCAGTACCTATTGGACTTATTAATTCTGCCCTGGGAGGTTCTCCTGTTTCGGCCTGGATGGATAAGGAATCCTTAAAGGAATTTCCGCAATTTTACGAAGAGCATTTGCAATGGGGAAATCAAACTTTTTTAGATTCAGTAGTCAATTCTGAACAAAAAGCAATTAATAATTGGTATGGAGATTTAGATAAAAAAGATACTGGTTTACAAGAAGAATGGTTTAAGCCTGATGTTGATAAAACTTCGTGGAAAGAAGTTGAAATTCCGGGATGTATTTCAGCAGAAGATAGAAATAATAGCGCGGGAGTGGCCTGGTTTTCAAAAACGGTAAATATTTCTCATTTACCGGAATCTGATACGGTGAAATTACATTTAGGAAGATTGGTAGATATGGATTATGCCTATGTAAACGGAAAACAGGTTGGACATACTGGTTATCAATATCCGCCTAGAAAATATAAGTTCGATGCAAAGCTATTAAAGAAAGAGGAGAATGAAATTGTAGTTCGCCTGGTAAACAATGGCGGGCCTACGGGTTTTATAAAAGATAAACCTTATCATTTAATTGTAGATAAAGATACACTTAATATTTCCGGAACCTGGCAATTTAAGCAGGCAGCAACAATGCCAAATACGCCGGGTCAAACTTTTATCAGGTGGAAATCGGGCGGACTTTATAACGCAATGATTGCTCCTATTACTAATTTTGAACTGAAAGGTGTGTTATGGTATCAGGGGGAATCTGATACCGATGATCCAGATCTTTATGCGGAAACATTTCCGAAGATGATAAAAAGCTGGCGTGAGCATTTTAATGATCCCGACTTACCATTTCTTTTTGTGCAGCTACCAAATTTTATGGAAGAAACCACAGAGCCCCAAGAAAGTAGCTGGGCTAAAATGAGAGAGGTACAACGAAATACGAACCTTAATGTTCCTCATACCGGGATGGCCGTAACTATAGACCTTGGGGAATGGAACGATATTCACCCGTTAAATAAAAGAGACGTGGGGAATAGATTAGCGCTGGAAGCCAGGAAGCTAATTTATAAAGAAGATATTGTTAGTTCTGGTCCTGCTCCTTTAGATTGGAAAATCAAAGATGGAGCTGTTTTGATCAATTTTGATAACCTGAAATCTGGCTGGAAATTTAAAAACGGAAAGAAACCTACCGGTTTTACCATTTCAGAAGATGGCAAAACTTTCTATAAAGCGAAAGCTGAAATACTGGACGATAAAACTTTGAAGATTTATAATAACAAAATTAAAAATCCGGGTGTGGTAAGATACGCCTGGGCTAATAATCCCGGGAATGCCAATCTTTATAACCAGAAAGATTTACCGGCAGTCCCATTTGAAATAGAATTAACTAAAGAAAAATAA
- a CDS encoding xylulokinase translates to MYFLGIDLGSSSIKLSVLDAEKGTTIASAKVPEFEMEIAAPQFGWAEQNPEDWWENVKKGFSILRDKKGVDLKKIKGIGIAYQMHGLVLTDDKLNPVRPSIIWCDSRAVEIGHEAYKAIGEEISKNQILGSPGNFTASKLKWVKENEPENFKKASIMMLPGDYIAAKLSETPQISTSGLSEAALWDFSKGKLATEVLDKMGLSEDFIPEIVPSFGDQATVSAAIASELGLDPGTKINYRAGDQPNNAFSLNALKPGDIATTAGTSAVMYAVSAENTFDPESRVNTFLHVNNTEKAKHNGVLLCINGSGILYQWLRKIISVGREELIPYEKLNEEAAKVEPGSKGLRFYPFGNGVERIFSNKEVNSGIENLNYNIHQPAHLIRSACEGIVFAMNYGFEVMQSIGVEGKVVRAGKDNLFLSPVFREIFVNTTQTTLELYNTSGAEGAARGAAVGYGFYKEFDEAFTSLKCLERMEPDAKLSKQYQEIYQEWKQNIKIKE, encoded by the coding sequence ATGTATTTTTTAGGAATAGATTTAGGAAGTTCTTCCATCAAATTATCGGTACTGGATGCCGAAAAAGGAACGACTATAGCTTCAGCTAAAGTTCCCGAATTTGAAATGGAGATCGCCGCCCCACAATTTGGCTGGGCCGAACAAAATCCAGAAGATTGGTGGGAAAATGTAAAGAAAGGATTTAGCATTCTTAGAGATAAAAAAGGCGTAGACCTTAAAAAAATTAAAGGAATTGGTATTGCATACCAAATGCACGGACTTGTTCTAACCGACGACAAGCTAAACCCGGTAAGGCCTTCTATTATTTGGTGTGACAGCCGCGCTGTAGAAATAGGACACGAAGCCTATAAAGCAATTGGTGAAGAAATTAGCAAGAATCAGATTCTGGGTAGCCCGGGAAATTTCACCGCTTCTAAGTTAAAGTGGGTTAAAGAAAACGAACCCGAAAACTTCAAAAAGGCTTCTATTATGATGTTGCCGGGAGATTATATCGCGGCGAAACTTTCAGAAACTCCTCAAATAAGTACTTCAGGTTTATCTGAAGCCGCCTTATGGGATTTTTCTAAAGGAAAATTAGCAACCGAAGTTTTAGACAAAATGGGACTTTCCGAAGATTTTATCCCGGAAATCGTTCCGAGTTTTGGAGACCAGGCTACAGTAAGCGCTGCAATAGCCTCTGAATTAGGACTTGACCCTGGAACTAAAATAAACTACAGGGCCGGAGATCAACCTAACAATGCATTTTCGCTTAATGCGTTAAAACCGGGAGACATCGCAACCACTGCGGGAACCTCAGCGGTAATGTATGCAGTGAGTGCAGAAAATACATTTGACCCTGAAAGCAGGGTGAATACGTTTCTTCACGTGAATAATACCGAAAAGGCTAAACACAACGGAGTTCTTTTATGCATCAACGGTTCAGGGATTCTTTACCAATGGTTACGGAAAATAATTTCGGTAGGCAGGGAAGAACTTATTCCGTATGAAAAGTTAAATGAAGAAGCTGCTAAAGTCGAGCCGGGAAGTAAAGGCCTTCGCTTTTATCCTTTTGGAAATGGTGTAGAGCGTATTTTCAGTAATAAAGAAGTGAATTCAGGCATAGAAAACCTTAACTACAACATTCACCAGCCAGCGCATCTTATAAGATCTGCCTGCGAAGGGATTGTTTTTGCCATGAATTATGGTTTTGAGGTAATGCAATCTATTGGTGTGGAAGGAAAAGTGGTAAGAGCGGGAAAAGACAATTTATTCTTAAGTCCGGTTTTTCGGGAAATTTTCGTAAACACTACCCAAACCACTTTAGAACTTTACAACACATCTGGCGCAGAAGGTGCTGCCCGTGGTGCGGCTGTAGGCTATGGCTTTTATAAGGAATTTGATGAAGCTTTTACCAGCTTAAAGTGCCTGGAAAGAATGGAGCCTGATGCTAAATTAAGTAAGCAGTACCAGGAGATTTACCAGGAATGGAAACAGAATATTAAAATTAAAGAATAA